A portion of the Candidatus Hydrogenedentota bacterium genome contains these proteins:
- a CDS encoding aldose 1-epimerase family protein yields the protein MAASKKNHSPNDLRRRVGNMDQIAGVRMVALEDGNERPSRAAVFHTGSGLEFTVMLDRCLDISAASFCGKAMGWRSVCGDVAPQYYEPEGFRWLRSYFGGLLTTCGLSNVGGPAADSAVSGVGLHGRIGNAPARNVQVEQDWDEDGYYLLSVEGTMREAVVFGENLTLTRNVFTVMGEKRFWVQDTLTNEGFRRSPFMLLYHCNVGWPAVDGGSRLYAPSRRVAPVTDHARDGQEKHNVMDPPTPDYAEKCYYHDMEPDEEGAVTAAIVNRDGFGVYVKYFKDELPRFVQWKMMGEQDYVCGLEPCTSGVAGRAETEKQGLLEYLEPGESRAFGLEFGVVESPEELEALRKMRRRVKTEYVRKPLDLLKGGK from the coding sequence ATGGCAGCATCCAAGAAGAATCACAGCCCCAACGACCTGCGCAGGCGCGTGGGAAACATGGACCAGATCGCGGGGGTCCGCATGGTGGCGCTGGAGGATGGCAACGAGCGGCCCAGCCGCGCGGCGGTCTTCCACACCGGCTCGGGCCTGGAGTTCACGGTCATGCTGGACCGGTGCCTGGACATCTCCGCCGCGAGTTTCTGCGGCAAGGCGATGGGCTGGCGCTCGGTGTGCGGCGACGTGGCGCCGCAGTACTACGAGCCCGAGGGCTTCCGCTGGCTGCGCAGCTATTTCGGCGGCCTGCTCACCACCTGCGGCCTCTCCAATGTGGGGGGGCCCGCGGCGGACAGCGCCGTGAGCGGCGTGGGCCTGCACGGCCGCATCGGCAACGCCCCGGCGCGGAACGTCCAGGTGGAGCAGGACTGGGATGAGGACGGCTACTACCTCCTCTCTGTCGAGGGCACGATGCGCGAGGCCGTGGTTTTCGGCGAAAACCTCACCCTCACCCGCAACGTCTTCACCGTGATGGGCGAGAAGCGCTTCTGGGTGCAGGACACGCTCACCAACGAGGGCTTCCGCCGGTCGCCGTTCATGCTGCTGTACCACTGCAACGTGGGGTGGCCCGCCGTGGACGGCGGGTCGCGGCTCTACGCGCCCAGCCGCCGGGTGGCGCCGGTCACGGACCACGCGCGCGACGGCCAGGAGAAGCACAACGTCATGGACCCGCCCACGCCGGACTATGCCGAGAAATGCTACTACCACGACATGGAGCCCGACGAGGAGGGCGCGGTCACGGCGGCCATCGTCAACAGGGACGGCTTCGGCGTCTATGTGAAGTACTTCAAGGACGAGCTGCCGCGCTTCGTGCAGTGGAAGATGATGGGCGAGCAGGACTACGTCTGCGGGCTGGAGCCGTGCACCTCCGGCGTGGCGGGGCGCGCCGAGACGGAGAAACAGGGCCTGCTGGAATATCTGGAGCCCGGCGAGTCGCGGGCCTTCGGCCTGGAGTTCGGCGTTGTGGAGTCGCCGGAGGAGCTCGAGGCGCTGCGCAAGATGCGGCGGCGCGTCAAAACCGAATATGTCCGCAAACCCCTCGACCTGCTCAAGGGCGGCAAATAG